AAATCACCATAGTAGATTTTACAACGTGACAgaatttcaatttaattcttaaaattattttatattataattttaaacgaatcaatcaatttttaaaaatttctattaaatcatataattttatcatttaaacctaattaagattttatattttatgcGTTTAATTtacttaaaatttcaaaatttttcaacaatGCTTTGCAGGACCTTCCAATGCATCAAAGAAGGGATGCAGTGAGTAGCATGGTGTATGAGGCCAATGCTAGAGTCCGAGACCCTGTTTATGGTTGTGTAGGTGCAATTTCTTCTCTTCAACAACAAATTGATGTGCTACAAGCCCAATTGGCCATAGCCCAAGCTGAGGTGGTCCACCTTAAGATGCGCCAACCCAATTACATTTCTAATGGGATGGGCCCCAATAGCCCAACCAATAGTGGGTCCCCACCATCCAAAGTTATGGACTCACAGGCCAAGCCTATTTTTGGTATGGACATGGTGGTGGACCAGGCCAGCTATGATGATTCAATGTGGTCATAATTCTTGCTCATTTATGATATTGCAATTACATATTATATAGTCTATGGTTTATTGTATGGAAAAAATCTCAAATGTTCTTGGAACGCTGAAGTTTCAGTAATTTTtaccgttaattttaattataaaaatatattttaaaatcaacaattaaaattaCTGAAATATTAGTGTTTCAAAGAAC
The sequence above is drawn from the Arachis hypogaea cultivar Tifrunner chromosome 4, arahy.Tifrunner.gnm2.J5K5, whole genome shotgun sequence genome and encodes:
- the LOC112796141 gene encoding LOB domain-containing protein 4, whose protein sequence is MKEQGGGGGRKQGAASPCAACKLLRRRCAQDCVFAPYFPADEPHKFANVHRVFGASNVNKMLQDLPMHQRRDAVSSMVYEANARVRDPVYGCVGAISSLQQQIDVLQAQLAIAQAEVVHLKMRQPNYISNGMGPNSPTNSGSPPSKVMDSQAKPIFGMDMVVDQASYDDSMWS